From the genome of Deinococcus aerolatus:
CGCCTTATCCACGGCGGAGACGGCACAGCGGCCCTGCCCCGTCAGGTAAGCAATCACCGCCAGTTCGGCAATCTCACCCATCAGCAGGTTGTGGTACCGCTCCAGCGGGTCGCGGCCGTGCAGATCGGCCCGGTCATGCACATGCGGCAGCAGGCGCGCGCATGTGATGGCCGCCGTCTGAACCAGCTCCTCCGTGACCAGCCCCCGCAGGGGAATGGCGTCCTCCGCGCTCAGGGGCACGCTTCTCCGACTGCTCCGAACGCTTCCCCAAGCTCGGCGGGCACGGCGCAGACCCTCACGTTGGCCTGGGTGACGGCCGCAGCCACCAGCGCAGGCTCCCAGGTGTAGACGGTCACCGGCTGCCCCGTCTGTCCGGCCAGCCGCAGGGTTTCCTCCAGCACGTCGCGCCCGGTCGCGGTGAGGTACAGCAGTGCCCGATCCTCGGCCCAGTGCTGCTGAATAACCTCGTCCGGACAGTACGCCGTCAACGCCTGAACGTGCCGCAGTTGCAGGGCGAACCAGATCTGCTCGTGCGTCCTCTCACCTGCCCCGGGACCAGCGACACGCAGGTAGGCAAATTCCCCCCCCAGGCCCGGCACGTCCACCGGGCCGGAGCGGGTGCGGTGGGTGTAGCCCTGGACTGCCCGGCCCACCCGCTCACGGGTCACGGTCCGGCACAGGTTCTTGTGCGGTTCCTGCGGCGTGGCCTCGGTGGAAGACACCAGAATGAAACGGCGGCTGGAGCCGGGTTCCCCGGCATTCAGCGCCAGGACCGCATGCGCGGTGGTGCCGCTGCCCGCAAAAAAGTCCAGCACGGTGTCGTCCGGGCCGGTGGCCTGCGCGATCAGGGTCTGCACCAGCGACAGCGGCTTGGGATAGCTGAAGCCCATGCCCGCCGTCTGCAGCATCTGCCCCAGCAGCGTGGTGCCTTCGGCGTTCAGACCGCTGCGCAGCACCGTCCGGTCCTCAACGGTCTCGTGTTCTCTCGGCCCGGTGATCCAGCTGGAAATCGGCTTGCTGGGGCGTTTGACCTCCGAGCGAAAGCGCTTGTACCCCGGCGTGCCGTAGCCCAGCCGCCGCCCGACGTACTGCGACAGGTACGCGTCCTGCTCTTGCGGGGTGTCGTGCAGGCCCAGCCGCAGGAAGTGCGGGGCGTGGCCCGCCGTGATGGCGGCCCGCAGGTCCTCCAGCGAGGGGTAGATGACCGTTCGGTCGTTTTTCGGGAAGATCACCCGGCCCTCGCGGATCAGCTGCTCCATCGTCTCGCGCCGCAGCTTCTGGCCCCCCTTCACCAGTCGCTCAGAGGCAAAGGCCCAGACCCGCTTGGGGTTGGGGGCGTACCACACGTCGTCCTGCGGATTGTGGATGGGATAGAAGCCGTTGGGCCGGGCACGGTGGTCGTGCGATTTGGACAGGTCGCCGCGCTTCCACGGGTCGGGGTTGCCCGCATCGTGGTCCCGGTAACCCGACAGGTCCTTCTCCAGCCCTGCAAACGAGAAGCCCGGACGGGCGTAACACAGCACGTACTCGTGGTCGACGCTCAGAAAGCTGGGCGGCACGTCGTTGCTGCCCGAACGTCGCCGCCACACAAAGGTGCCGACCTTGCCGCCGGGGAACACCTGGTCCAGCAGCAGGGTCAGGCGGGCGACCTCGTAATCGTCGATGGACACGAACAGCACGCCGTCAGGCGCGAGCAGGCCTTGTGCCAGGGCCAGACGCTGGGCCATGAATTCCAGCCAGGCGGAATGCCGGTAGGCATCGTCCTTGCCGTGGTAGCGGTCATGGTAGGCCAGTTCCTGCCCCCCCGTGTTGTACGGCGGGTCGATGTAGATGCATTTGATCCGGCCCCGGTGGGTCAGGTGCAGGAAACGCAGGGCATCCAGATTGTCGCCCTCGATGATCAGGTTGCGGTGGGGCGCGTCGCCCACGCTCAGGCCACGGTCAAGGTCCAGCGTCATGGCCGGCGCCGTCCCCTGCTGCGGCTCGTCCCGTTCCCAGACCAGTCCAAACGTCTGTTCGGCGTCCCGGCGCTCCAGCAGGCGAATCAGGGCGTCACGGTCCAGGTGGGAGTATCTGGAGTCGGTCACAGTAGAGGACGGGCGGTGCGAAACGGCACCGGGAGTGGAGGAAACTTGCACACGATGGCCCCAGCATAGGTCACGGGAAGGTAAACCCCAGAGATCCGC
Proteins encoded in this window:
- a CDS encoding site-specific DNA-methyltransferase, translating into MTDSRYSHLDRDALIRLLERRDAEQTFGLVWERDEPQQGTAPAMTLDLDRGLSVGDAPHRNLIIEGDNLDALRFLHLTHRGRIKCIYIDPPYNTGGQELAYHDRYHGKDDAYRHSAWLEFMAQRLALAQGLLAPDGVLFVSIDDYEVARLTLLLDQVFPGGKVGTFVWRRRSGSNDVPPSFLSVDHEYVLCYARPGFSFAGLEKDLSGYRDHDAGNPDPWKRGDLSKSHDHRARPNGFYPIHNPQDDVWYAPNPKRVWAFASERLVKGGQKLRRETMEQLIREGRVIFPKNDRTVIYPSLEDLRAAITAGHAPHFLRLGLHDTPQEQDAYLSQYVGRRLGYGTPGYKRFRSEVKRPSKPISSWITGPREHETVEDRTVLRSGLNAEGTTLLGQMLQTAGMGFSYPKPLSLVQTLIAQATGPDDTVLDFFAGSGTTAHAVLALNAGEPGSSRRFILVSSTEATPQEPHKNLCRTVTRERVGRAVQGYTHRTRSGPVDVPGLGGEFAYLRVAGPGAGERTHEQIWFALQLRHVQALTAYCPDEVIQQHWAEDRALLYLTATGRDVLEETLRLAGQTGQPVTVYTWEPALVAAAVTQANVRVCAVPAELGEAFGAVGEACP